From Xylocopa sonorina isolate GNS202 chromosome 2, iyXylSono1_principal, whole genome shotgun sequence, a single genomic window includes:
- the LOC143433279 gene encoding acyl-CoA Delta-9 desaturase-like, translated as MIPSVKLWEHPDAIKKGAKIDLSDLTQDLVVVWQKRYYYILMPLCGLIPMWVPYYFWNEKPLVAYHAMIFRYICGLHCTWLANSAATFHEKKWHKLRTTKLWYFYTAHQSNGPYHVVHYVYQRRIAQLSPRIPVGLQNWRTARYMSNWTTAMIDFCARLGLAYDLKTISPEAIRKRAIKTEDGSIYTE; from the exons ATGATTCCCTCTGTTAAATTATG GGAACATCCTGATGCGATCAAGAAGGGTGCAAAGATTGATCTAAGTGATTTAACGCAAGATCTTGTTGTTGTTTGGCAAAAAAG GTACTATTACATTCTGATGCCACTGTGCGGCTTGATTCCTATGTGGGTGCCGTATTACTTTTGGAACGAGAAGCCACTTGTTGCTTATCACGCCATGATATTTAGATACATTTGTGGCCTACATTGTACGTGGTTGGCGAACTCAGCAGCTACTTTTCATGAGAAAAAATGGCACAAATTACGTACTACGAAATTGTGGTATTTTTATACA GCACATCAGTCCAACGGACCATATCACGTGGTCCATTATGTCTACCAGCGAAGGATAGCACAATTATCACCACGTATTCCCGTGGGACTACAAAACTGGCGAACTGCACGTTACATGAGTAACTGGACCACCGCGATGATCGATTTCTGTGCACGATTAGGATTAGCGTACGATCTGAAAACCATCTCGCCCGAAGCAATAAGAAAACGGGCGATCAAAACTGAGGACGGATCCATCTACACAGAATAA